The Lineus longissimus chromosome 8, tnLinLong1.2, whole genome shotgun sequence region GTATTCCCTTCATCTAGCTCTTCCAAACCTTGCGCTTGCACTAACTTATCAGATCTTCAGCCGTGTTGTTATTCATCTTGTTTCAATCCTGCATGACCCACAACTTCGTGTTCAACTTTAATGCTCATCCCTTCCGCCAGGGGCGCCATAGGCCCATTAATTACGCAATCCTTTTCTAAATTAACCACTGATTAACAAAACACAGCAAAGCCCCTGAATTCCACAGATGTAACCCCCACTTATCAAGCCCTGAATTCCACAAACGAACCCCCATTAACTCAACTAACAGAATTAAGGTACATACTAAAACTCAACAACTTCTCGGACGTAATTACACGGGCAAATCATATTTCACATAAAATAAACCATAATATTAATTATTACAATAGACTTAATTAATAATTGTATATTAGTTTATACAATTTTTATATACAAATGTATGATGAATTTGAGAAGACTGGGGACGTCACCAAAGGCAACGTTGAGCAGTTCTTCATTTTCGTGAAAAATGGGGAGATTTTTCACTTCTGCACCCCGTCGGAAAAATAGTTCTTGAAGTGTCCCTACTCAGCTGGTAGAATTAGGACTCGAATCTTGATGAGAGGTGTTCGTTGAATGAGAGTTAAGATTTCCAATCAGTTCCACGGTTTAAGTTACAAAGGCTCGAGGGCGATAATACTGGGAGATCGTAATGCATGATTAGGTGCAGATTTTACGCTCAAACCATATCTCCACTATCCAATTTACAAAGCACAGGATAGCATTCTGTGCCAGGCCTGCTCAATGATAGGATTCCAACCAATAACACTGCACTGCCAAGACTGACAATTCACTAAATGACCTTACAGTACAAGTAGTGACAATCCTGCAAAAATTATCACTCACGCACCACATTTTCAGGGACGATATTTTTAAGTTGGGGTGCGCAAGTGAAAAATCACCAGAATGGTGTTCTAAAGATGGCAGGGTTGAGACCTGCGTTGAGAATCCGTACAAAGTCCGCACACACCTCCCGCTGGCTGCCACAACACACACAGAGAATAGCGTAAAACTAAGAGTCCAAATTTCTCTCTGTTACTACGGTGACCGTATAATCATGATTTGTGATTGGATGTTAACCAGGTAAGTCCTTCGTATAATCCATCTCCCGTTGTGGCACACGACGGCTGCACGTACCAATTGCGGTCCCTAAGTCGAGTCAGGCCTAgtttttcttgtatttcatGTGGTTTCATAGCTGGAAAGGTAAGATGAGTTGGAGAAGTTCATGACAACCTCATGAAAGACATTTTAAAGTATCACACGCATTGGCTTCATTTTCAGTATTGCTGTCTATCCACTGTCTCTATGACAGCAGACACTACTGTGCATGAGGAACAATGATTACTTCTGATGGCCTGGAAGTCAGTGCCTGGTATTGGATGACTTTCAAACACTTCCCCCAAACACCTGTTCTACACCGCCACCTATTGCTGGCTTTACCTACCATCAGGTAAATCTTGTTTATTTGCAAATATAAGAATAATTGCATCCCTCATCTCGCGATCGTTAATAATCCTATGTAACTCTAGTTTGGCTTCGTCTATTCGATCCCGGTCGGCGCAGTCCACCACAAATATGAGACCCTGTGTTCCGGTGTAATAATGCCGCCACAGGGGACGGATCTTATCCTGCCCTCCCACGTCCTGGAAGAGAAAGAGCAGAGGGTGAGCAAGTCATTCATGTCACGGCCGAAAGTCACACAAGCTGATGTCATACTTGGTATCTAGGAGATTCAGTAGCGATATCACTCTTATTGTCCTGGTGCACTCAATAAATGGTAATCCAGACTTACTTCACATATCTGCTTTCAGCCAATTTATTTCATGTCACAAACGCCAGCTTAGGGGTAAGGGATGGCCCCTCCCCTAGGGGGTAAGCTCTTTTCTCCATGTTGTTGCAAATACTTCAAACTTGAGACTTCTGGCTGATTTCTTAATCAGTCACAGCCACAAGTTTCGAGTTAAGTGCTTTGAGAGGAGTTGTATCGCCGAATGTGGCCATGGGGCCGAGGGCAGGTCTCTTGTGGGGGAGGGGCAGAAAGCCTGCTTTAAGGCCAGCACTAATTTCTGTGAATACTTATGATAAAACAGGCATCAGTATAGCACTGCTACCTGGTAATATATTAAAGTAGTATTATGATTATACTCCCTGATTACACAATCAAGATTAACCCAAAACTTCTGCCGCTTTCTCTCACAAGATAAGTGATATCACTGATAGGAAATACCAGTCCACTGCCCATAAAGGTCAGGAAGAGATATGTGACATACACAGAATTCTAACCACCATCAATTACAGCATGGTATATCAATACTCATTTGAGATAATCATTTATCCTCATTTACAGGTCATTTATAATTGTCGCTCATGTCATCAGCAGAGGGGATGacacatttcaaaatcaaagtcaGTTTTCCAATGGACACGCAATCACTGTTCACAAGTTTCCCGACCGTGATCATTTCTTCCTGTTGCAAACAGGCCTAAAATAGTTTTTGTCACAGCGTCTCAAGACAAACTTGTTCAGCGTGTAGTTGTGATATCGGAAGCCGTCTCTTCTGACCACTTCCTTATCTGTTTACAGATGTGGTCCTTGGCCTCTGTGGTCATGTTCGCAAGCCAATTTGTGCAAAGTGGCTTCGTGCGTAGCTTTTGAACCGTTTGAAGTTCTATAGGCGGCCCATGAAGAAGATACAACATGTACCTATAACCCTGTCCTGGTCGGCCAGCTATTGCCAAAATGCCTGCAGCTATTTACATATGACCACAACTGTAGTGTATGAATGTTCTCCAACCAAGTATCGACTTCATGACGATTAGATCACTTATTGCTCGTTACAACTGTTGTTATAAAACAGTGAAAACATGGCCAGTCAACAGAGACTACCGGTAACATCCACAGGTCGTATCTATTGTACTACTCTGGTCTGAGATGGAAACTGAAGCGATTTGGTCTAGTATCACTATCAGGTATTAGCGCAGACTTGTGGTCTAGTGGTCCAGGTCTCCCTTGCACCTCAAAGGTTTCGTTTGTGACCTTGAGATAGCAACTTCGGTAGCATTGGTAAGCTATGGCACCTTTTGAAAGAGATAGTCAAGTTAGAGAATGAGCTTGGGAAGTCTTCTTGTGCTCAGTAGCTTAGCAAGGAGGGTCAATGAGGCTGAATTATAGAGACAATAACACTAATCTTGGTTAGCACTGTAGACAGCTCTTGAGCTGTCAAATAGTATAGGACAGGCAACATTAGCTGATAATCTCTCAATCTACTCCAGTCAATCAGATTGTGCAGAAGTAGCAGTTTCTTTGAGTGCAAGTCACTTCTGACCTTGTAGTTTCAACAGAACAGTCTGCCTCACTGTCGACACTGATAAATGGAATAATGCTGGATTGCAAGTAATGATTAACTCAAAGAGGACACAGAACTGTCAGGAATCCATCGAGACTTCGCTGCTCTTGGGACACACAAGCCTGCAACTCCATGCAACATTCTACTGCTGCCTGTTTCATTGTTCATAACCACACGAGTAATGGTCTCTTTATTGTCTTCATAAGCAATTTGACATACACACACTCAATCATATTCCTATTTGCCACAATCTTGCCAATGTCACATGGGGCCAAGAGCTGGTGATACAATGTAATCACACAGCTTGGCATAGCTTCACATTTAACTTGCTCATGTGTTATGTTTGGTGGTGGAAGGAAGGTGATAACTGATTTTGAAAGGAGGAGACACACGGGTCAGGGACTAAATATCTCTTCAAGCTTGCGGCTTTTGACAGCATCATTCGTGACAATGCACCATGTAACGcatcctggtacatgtagtacactACGTCATCAAGGCATAACATCAAACTTTTGGTCTACCGGAGTGTAGTTAAGTGCCATGTAGCAATCATTGTATAAAGTTCCCATTGAGAGTAAATACTGTTTTAGCTCATTTGATTGTTATATGTACTAAACACACAATGATACATGTTGTACTTAGGCCCACATACATAAAGTCCAGAGAATAGACAGGCCCTGTAGGGTGTATGTTATTCTCATAATGACAGTTGGTAGACAAGGCATTCTCACCACTCGCAATCAGCACAGTTGGTAGATCACACATTCCACAAATGTAGCTAATCTCTGCGGAATAACAGCACCATACAATCAGACTGTAGTGCAGTCATGGGCAATTAGGCAGCACAAATGTAGGCTACACCATGAAATGATGAGGTCACCCAAGCTAAAGGCTTCCAATAGATACAATGCTAAAGGGGCCCTATAGTAAAACATTTAAAAGCTCATTCATGCAGGTATATGAAAGCTCTCAAGCATGAACAACAATGTGCTGTCATTCAATTAGGATTGGTGAAGCACCTTATTATCCACACAACTTTAGAAGTAGAATTCTGACCATATAGGCTAACTTGCAAGTTTTTTCTTGATGAGAATATTGACAAGTACACCCACATTTCCAAACTGGCTTTTCTTGTTTGACAGATTTTGAGGTGGCTTGCCTTCAGAATGACTGCTAATGCCAGGCATGCCAGGCTGGCGTAGAGGGCGAACTCTTTCCCTGTTTGCAATATGCTGTCACAGGCCTCGCATTTAAAACTATAACGGCACCCAGAGTCATTTCAGCTTTGAGTACTGGGGAAGGTGAAAGAAGATGTGATAGGGCATGAAGGCCAATTGGAGGGCACTGCTGTCACTATGGAAACTAAGAAACCATGGCACACGATACTTACCCATACGTTAAATTTAACATTTTTATAAGTTACGGTTTCTACGTTAAATCCTACAGTGGGAATGGTCGTCACGGATTGGCCGAGTTTCAATTTGTACAGAATAGCTGGACGAGGGTTAAGGAAATAACGAAGAACATGCAATGAGGATATAATACTTATTATTGCGAAAGTTAGCATTGTTTTACCTACGATTGGAGCAAACTGGAACACTGCCAACTctgtgataatgatatttgtCCAATTAACTTACTGGAAATCAGTTGGCAAAATGGTTCCAGAAGTCAAAACGAACAAATATGTTGAGACTACTTCAGAATATTGTGTACTTATGCAGCACTGACAAAGTTTTATAAAGAAATAAAGTAACTTTTAGAACTAGAAATGTCCCTGGTGTTCTGAATATGAATGTCGAGAAGAGCTTCAACTCAAGATCAGACAGGCACCTGACTCTGTTAGGTCAAGTCTACTAACACCAGAGGAGGAATGTGACCTTGCCTCAAGTTCAAGTGTTGGAGGATTCTGGCTTTGTCGTTCTTTTGAAATCACGTCTTGGAGGAATCAGCCTTTGCTTCAAGGTGAATTCAATGAATGACTTTAGCCAGGAATGAACTGACTGTTGCAGCAAAGGGGAAGAAAAGAACGGGACAGTTCTTCACTCAGTTATCATGGTCAGACCAAGAGGAGTGTATTGACACACATTTAGTTCTTTTGGAAGATATAGGTTGAATTCCAATTCTCTGATTCTCTAATACACCGAACTACAATTAACAAGAAGCATCGGTACGCTTCTCTTATCGACACAATGATTGATGCCACAAGATAACCAACAATACGAGTTTTTCACTGCAGGAATGGGGAAAAAAGTCACTTCCCTCAACAGAGAGCCGACAGTAATGAAGAAACTAGCTCACTGAACCCACATGTGTGCTGGAGCGTGGAGCATGAGATGCATGCACCACAAGAAGCTGGCTCAATCCATCTGGTCGGTTTACCTGCGCATTCACCACAATTATCTACTTGCAATATGAATTGATTGgcattgaaataaaatgaattcTACCTCAAGTCAACTTCGCAAGAACTACCAATACTTAACTCGGTAAAACAATCATTGCAAGTATCGTTCAATTTTGCATCAAGTTCAACCGAATCACTTCATATGCAGGCATTTGATTCCAGCTGAAGGTAAGACATATTCCAAGTCGGAAGTTGGTAAGCAGCGTGCGATCGCAGGTAAAGCGTGGAACCAGCATGTCCGTCTCTGTGGCTACGTTTTCACAGATAAACTTCAACTCAGTGGTAAACTTTCCACACCAAGATAACACATGCATGACATCTCCTGGTCTTACTTGAAACTTTGAGAGAATGCATGCATGGGATTTATCACAATCTTGACCAAGCTTTATCTGGATAACTTTTTATTTGATTGGCCCAAGGCCAGGGTTTGAGGGAAGTGGTCTCAGAGATTACAGACTTCTTCCTTCATGAGAGAAGCAAGGCAAAACGATACCGGCTAGCACCTGACTTGACttggtttttaaaaattcattacaGCTAACATCAGAACAGACAAAAAGAATGTTCCCACTTGCAGTAACAATTGCCCACTGCATGAAATCTGCTGCAACCAGATTTCAAAGTTACAAAGCCCATTGCTCCATCGGCAGTAAAATAACGACTGGAAAACCTGGAAGACCACAAACAAACGAAGTAACACAGTCCTTATTACTTATACCCGTCTTGTTCAAAACTCAATTCATCAAGATCTCTCCTAATCCACCAATCGCACACCGGGGTATCTGGACATGATGATGGACTGGCGATCGCTGGCTGGAGCGATGAGCGATTTGTTATGGTCATAATCCACGCCTGAATGGACCGATAATGTCCATTGTCGATGTCGAACTATTTTTGAAATTGGCCTCCAGCATTCAGCTGCTCGGGAGGACAAGCAAAAGTGGATTTGGAACCCTTGACGGTCATTCAAAGTCCAGGGACATACATTTATTATGAAAAGGGATCATTTGTTCAGTTTCAACTTCTGGTGGTTGTGAGTTGGTTGGTGTGGATGAACTGAAACTCCATAGACAGGCATTCACAAAACCAGGAAAGATCACACACAAGCCCCATCACTACCCTTTTAAAATATCATCCTTGCCAAGGCTGTTCAATATTGTCCAAGTACTGCCCTTCATAATTTTAAGCAGCAGTGTATACGCTGCTGTTTTTATGTATGAAGAGAGATTCCGCTCTCAAAACCCAACTCCGGACAGTGAAAACCCAACTCAGGAGAGTGAAAACCCAACTCCGGAGAGTGAAAACCCAACTCCGGAGAGTGAAAACCCACTCTCCAACAATTTTCAATGTGAAACCAGCACCAATCTCGAAGTAGActgtgattttattttacttggCCTTGAGGGCAGAGCATGGTATTTATGATAAACTACGTACAATGGAAGTGTGTGTGCAAGTTCAAGGATAGAaaatgctttcattgaaaattatTCAGGGGAGGTTGAGAGGTATCGTGAATCGTTGAGATATGAAACGCATACTAAACATTTCCTTTATCTCAAGGCTTGAGGCACAACAGACACGGGATGGGGTCAGATTCAAGGAGGTCCTGGTGAGTTCAGGCAGGAAAGAAGACGTGGGGTATTCTTTGAAGCAAGAAATTCAAGTTCTTCCATCGACTGCTGCGATCAGAGAGGACATAAAGTTCTCTAATGCTTCACAGCTGACCTGACAAAGAGAAGGACCGTTCAGAGCCACAATAGTGGGAACTCAACAGATGCTTATCATGTTCCCTGAAGACCAACTTCAGACCTCGCGTTCTCAAAACAAACTCAACCACTCAACCTTTGCATCTGTAACATGGCATTCATACAATTCACATCTTTTGAGAACCCATCAAAACCTGAGTCCGCACAAAAATCTAGTCATCAGTTTGGGCGACTAAACAGATAAATGGAAGATGTGGACAGACGGTATTGCTGACATGGCCTGCCAGTGTCTCTTACCCACTGGGGAGACTCACTGCCCTGGTCGGCAACCAGTCTAGTGGAGAAAGTTCTGAAATCAAACCAGGTCGAGTCTGGGAAAGTGGACCGAGTTTACAATCCCAGATCATGGACCCCAAAAGAAAGGAGTAccattgttcaatggatttatagttttaaagatcaaactacgtcatttctggtTGGGAATGGTAAATTAACTGCTACCTTTCTCAGCAGAAATGAGCCATTCCAATTCAATTAGTCAGAACAAAATTAGCATTCTATTCTACAAATTGGCTGATTCAACTTGGAACACCGCGGGCATGAATAGGTAAATCATTACAAACAAATCGTCTGACCCAGTTTCTATGTCCAGTGATGTTGCAACACACACCAAAAGACAAGTTACACAGCCAGCATAATGGCTGACCTAGAAACAGTCCTAATCCTACTAATCCAGTCCTAATCCTACTAATCCGATGCACTCATTGGAACTGTTTGCAATCAACTGCAATTAGTGCTGAACTCATCAAAGGCTGCCATTCAGAGGTTTAACTAGGTCAAGAGGTCAGTCATGCATGCAATGCAATACAGTGTGGATATCAAGTGGCGTCCACACCATATTTCACAGAAATGGAAAAGGGCATACTTCTCAACAGCCACATTTCATCCCCGTACATTTATTGCCCTCTGTAGCAAACCTGAGCCTTGGTATTGCAGACATCAAATGTTGCCGTTCATGTGAGTGAGTAAACACGACCTACTCAACTCGCCACTTGAAGTGCCATGAAATGAACCAAGGGTAAACGCCAGGTTTGGCTGAAGATGGGAGAGGTTGCTTGAGGATTGCCTAAGTTGACGTTTCAGAAAGTAGGACAAGATGCAATGAGTTTCAAAGGGTGTCAGATCGAGCCATGGTTTTTGAAATAAGACATTGATACACCAAATTTGAATTTATACAACACTGATCCTTGAGGAATCTTTGAGACTATCcctattgacatgattgatggATTATACGATAAACACTGCTATGACATGTGTATGACGACTTGAAGCTGATTTGCTGTAAATTAGATAATCACAATTGGCCTTAGTTATCAGATTCCATTTCATCTTTTCAAAGGATACTTGTTTTCCCTGCCGCATCAAGACCGAGCATCAATATCCGCATCTCTTTGTTCCCAAATATCTTGGAGAGTAACTTCCCCATCTTGCCAATAGGGGGAGACTTCGCGTGAGGAGACGAGAGGTGTTAACGCCAGTCACTGTGACGTCAACGTGTTGTAGCACCACTGGGGAAGAAAGCTGTCAAATACAAAGGAGAGAATAAGTTAAATCATAGAGCACTACGATACATATGTCTAAAGCATCAAGGGAAGGCTGATTTTCCTCCCTAGAAAATGCAAATGATGAATCTGAACCTTATAATAATACAATGCATTATCACGACTTTAAAGCATGTAGGTATAAGGGCAAGGGGTCATTAGCAAGATCCATTTTTTGCCCTCACGTGCTGGCATCCTTCCATTCTGCAAACTGTCGAGTTCACGCAACTGGTACCAGTGTGGACGGCTTTCAGCGCATTGTCACCCTGAGAATACCGAACACGAGATTCAGCTGATCATATCATTTCATCCCGTGAGTAATTACCAGATGAAAAGCAGCGCAGAGTAATTATTTGAATTAGAGCCGAGATTATCTCAAGGCCACTGTCATACGTTTTTCATGCACTTCTTGGTTTGTAGGCTGCTCATAGTGCCGGTAGGGTTTTATGGATCAGGCTTGGGAATGAATGTCAAGCGCTTGGAGACAGTACAGTATATAATGCTTATTGTAAGAAACACATCGCAGGAGACAGCTTCATATTCAATACAGCATGTCACAACTATTCTCacactgacagtgacaaaacagaccatcacaaaaacacacaaaaacagAGATTACATATTTTCTATCATATCACTCTTGTGGCGTAAAATCTCTGAAATTGGACACAGTGGGCATGAAATGAGATTGGTTGTACACAGAAGTTGCACGTTACAATGATGGTCTATCTCCATTATATCAAAATACCAAAGTTCGAATGCTATCCAGGGTGAAACGGTCTATTTTGGTATTCTCGTTCATAACCATGAGTGGTAGATCATTCAACCGGCTGCTAAAGGCCAAATAAGGATACTATATTGTGGTTAGCAGAGCATGGCGTGTACGGCCGAGATAGTCATCAATGAACATTCATGGGCTAATTGCAAGGGAATGGTTTATATACAAGGTTTTTTCTCCAAAGTATGGACTCTAACACCCTGCCCACTTTTCAGTTTTGGATGCTGAGGGTTTTGAGCTGCGCCTTGCTCCAAGTCCAAGAGGCCCAGGTGAAAGTCCAGCTTAAAACAGAGCTAAACACATGATGGGTTGGTTTGAGAGCTGAGAGGTATTAGCACAGGATGCTCTGGCTGCTTCCCTCACTGCAATGAGCACCTTGCCACTGAAGACATGAACTGTCCCATTTCTAAACAGTGGCAAAGGAAAAATAACTCCTTGAACAACCACTGGTTGAGAGTAGCTATATTGCACCTAAACTTGAACTACTGACTCCCACAGTACTTTGAAACTACTCAGTTGATTGTTTTTTTAAACCCGACATCAATGCAACTTTGTCAGACTCATCTCATCTCGCCAGGTAGTATCGTAATCCTGTGAATTCAAACACTGCTTTGGAGTTTTCAAAGCACGTTCAGTTTTAAATTGCATGTTCCACTTCAATCACTTGAGGTAGGTCAGTATCAACTCATTCCAGAGAGGAAAGGTTCACGACATTGTGCATTAATCTCAGCAATCTTAGAGTGACACAGTGGCTGATCATATTACCCAGTTCTATCCAATTCCTTTAAAACAATCCATAAACTTCCTCTAATACTGTAGATATaacaacatgcatgacatgtgcatgtatgtacaACATGCTTACAATGTACCAATGTGTAGATTAACAAGAGACCCTCCTCTGCCTAATGTTGGCGTACTTCCTACACATGTCTATACCACAAAGTTTGGAGTGTTGTTGAGAATGTGGAAAAGTTGCTGCCTAATTTATACTGAATTCAGCTCAAGTATTCATGGCGTACTCTTTCTGAAAGACCCGAGTGTTGGGTTCAAACTGCCAGCCGAGAGCTTCTATGACCAGAGCAAAGCATCTCCATCTACCTTCAAAACAAGGCTCATGAATTTGTGTGATTATTGTTATTAAACCTTTTCGATTCCGGACAAATTTCACAACCAGAAAATCAAATCATGTTCAAAATTCCACACGGATTTCAATACAACACATACCTTGCACAATCACTTCATACAGGTCATGGTAAATCATCCGATCAGGAAGTACCAATGGCAGTGATTATTCAGGAAATATCGAAAGAATGAACACGCTGTTCATGACAGACTTGTTCATGTCAACACTGTAGACGACTGTGACTCAGGCACAGCAGCACTAGGACAGTTGGTTCAACTTTGAGAACTGACAAAGTACAGTATCAATCCCCAATGGCTGCAAGGAAAGGTTGGTGAGAAAGGGCACAAGAAATCATGGGTCAAGTGTCTCTTACCCTGCAGTTACCATGACCAGAAAACCAGCCAGTTTCTTTATCATTATGGCCAGTCAGTCAAACTGCTAACTACAATACATTGTAAGCTTCTAGAACTGACATTCGTTTTAGTGACCATACTGACAACCTACATGTCATTATCCAAATACCATAGGTCTAATTTCCCAGCAGTAAATTATTGTATTCAAGGTGCAACTAATTGGAGTATTTGTGTACACGTCCAACCGTTAGGAGGGCAGAGGATGGTAAAAGACTGACACATGTCACTTAGGATGAAACAACTATGAGTCTGCCAAGCACAGATCTGGAGGATGTATTGGCATCAACTAGAGCTCTGCAAAGTCTTGATCACCATGTCTACATCCAGGTATCTTGTTCTTGGACTAGAGTCAGACACAGGCAAATGCCTCATGCCAAGCCACCCCTACAAACCTGTTCACCCCTCACAGCCCCAGCTACATGTTATGACTGATCAAATACCACTCCACTAAGCATTCAGATATCTTCATTAGATCACCCTTGGCTTCACGACTGGAGTTCTTACATTGCACAT contains the following coding sequences:
- the LOC135491986 gene encoding ADP-ribosylation factor 6, producing the protein MGKLLSKIFGNKEMRILMLGLDAAGKTTILYKLKLGQSVTTIPTVGFNVETVTYKNVKFNVWDVGGQDKIRPLWRHYYTGTQGLIFVVDCADRDRIDEAKLELHRIINDREMRDAIILIFANKQDLPDAMKPHEIQEKLGLTRLRDRNWYVQPSCATTGDGLYEGLTWLTSNHKS